The Streptomyces camelliae genome window below encodes:
- the pyk gene encoding pyruvate kinase, whose amino-acid sequence MRRAKIVCTLGPATDSYDQIKALVEAGMDVARFNLSHGTHAEHEERYRRVRKAADETGRSVGVLADLQGPKIRLGHFDEGPVLLERGDEFTITVEEGVAGDRHRCGTTYAGLADDVTPGERVLVDDGKVCLEVTAVDGPRVHTRVVEGGMVSDHKGLNLPGVAVSVPALSEKDQDDLRWALRTGFDVIALSFVRSGDDAKDVHRIMAEEGRRLPVIAKVEKPQAVANLDGIVAAFDGIMVARGDLGVEMPLERVPIVQKRAVKLARRNAKPVIVATQMLDSMIDNSRPTRAEASDVANAVLDGTDAVMLSGETSVGKYPIETVRTMAKIVEAAERDMLAAGLPPLTESSKPRTQGGAVARAAAEMGDFLGAKFLVAFTQSGDTARRLSRYRSPIPLLAFTPEPATRSQLSLTWGAETFLGPHVDSTDAMVDQVDELLLKYGRCRKGDIVVITAGSPPGVSGATNMVRVHHIGEDDSPRG is encoded by the coding sequence ATGCGCCGAGCAAAGATCGTCTGTACTCTGGGGCCCGCCACCGACTCGTACGACCAGATCAAGGCACTGGTCGAGGCCGGAATGGACGTCGCCCGCTTCAACCTCAGCCACGGCACACACGCCGAGCACGAGGAGCGCTACCGACGCGTGCGAAAGGCGGCCGACGAAACCGGCCGCAGCGTCGGCGTTCTCGCCGACCTTCAAGGCCCGAAGATCCGGCTCGGCCACTTCGACGAAGGACCCGTACTCCTTGAACGCGGCGACGAGTTCACCATCACCGTCGAGGAGGGTGTCGCCGGCGACCGCCACCGGTGCGGCACCACCTACGCCGGCCTCGCCGACGACGTCACCCCCGGCGAGCGCGTCCTCGTGGACGACGGCAAGGTCTGCCTGGAGGTCACCGCCGTCGACGGCCCCCGCGTGCACACCCGGGTGGTCGAGGGCGGCATGGTCTCCGACCACAAGGGCCTGAACCTCCCCGGCGTCGCCGTCTCCGTCCCCGCCCTCTCCGAGAAGGACCAGGACGACCTGCGCTGGGCGCTGCGCACCGGCTTCGACGTCATCGCCCTGTCCTTCGTGCGCAGCGGCGACGACGCCAAGGACGTGCACCGGATCATGGCCGAGGAGGGCCGCCGGCTGCCGGTGATCGCCAAGGTCGAGAAGCCGCAGGCCGTGGCGAACCTCGACGGCATCGTGGCCGCCTTCGACGGGATCATGGTGGCCCGCGGCGACCTGGGCGTGGAGATGCCGCTGGAGCGGGTGCCGATCGTGCAGAAGCGCGCGGTCAAGCTCGCCCGGCGCAACGCCAAGCCGGTCATCGTCGCCACCCAGATGCTCGACTCGATGATCGACAACTCCCGCCCGACCCGCGCCGAGGCCTCCGACGTGGCCAACGCGGTCCTCGACGGCACGGACGCGGTGATGCTCTCCGGCGAGACCAGTGTCGGCAAGTACCCGATCGAGACCGTGCGCACCATGGCGAAGATCGTCGAGGCGGCCGAGCGCGACATGCTCGCGGCGGGCCTGCCGCCGCTGACCGAGAGCAGCAAACCGCGTACCCAGGGCGGCGCGGTCGCCCGCGCGGCGGCGGAGATGGGCGACTTCCTGGGCGCGAAGTTCCTGGTGGCGTTCACCCAGTCGGGAGACACGGCGCGCCGGCTGTCGCGCTACCGCTCCCCGATCCCCCTGCTGGCCTTCACCCCGGAACCGGCCACCCGCTCCCAGCTCAGCCTCACCTGGGGCGCGGAGACCTTCCTCGGCCCGCACGTCGACTCCACCGACGCCATGGTCGACCAGGTGGACGAGCTGCTGCTGAAATACGGCCGCTGCCGGAAGGGTGACATCGTGGTGATCACAGCCGGCTCCCCGCCCGGGGTCTCCGGCGCGACCAACATGGTCCGGGTCCACCACATCGGCGAGGACGACAGTCCCAGGGGATGA
- a CDS encoding ANTAR domain-containing response regulator, with protein MTAESPQPVDAPDDGKSHVPPLTTRVVIAEDEALIRLDLKEMLEEEGYTVVGEAGDGEQAVELAREHQPDLVIMDVKMPKLDGISAAEKIAEESIAPVLMLTAFSQRDLVERARDAGAMAYLVKPFSKSDVVPAIEMAVSRFTELKQLEKEVADLTQRLETRKLVDRAKSILQTEYGLTEPAAFRWIQKTSMDRRMSMQQVAEAVIADSEEKKASKKG; from the coding sequence GTGACCGCCGAGTCGCCCCAGCCCGTAGACGCGCCCGACGACGGCAAGTCGCACGTGCCTCCGCTGACGACCCGTGTCGTCATCGCCGAGGACGAGGCCCTGATCCGGCTCGACCTGAAGGAGATGCTGGAGGAAGAGGGGTACACGGTCGTCGGCGAGGCCGGGGACGGCGAGCAGGCCGTCGAACTGGCCCGCGAGCATCAGCCGGACCTGGTCATCATGGACGTGAAGATGCCCAAGCTGGACGGCATCTCCGCGGCCGAGAAGATCGCCGAGGAGTCCATCGCGCCGGTCCTGATGCTCACCGCCTTCTCCCAGCGCGACCTCGTGGAGCGCGCCCGGGACGCCGGTGCGATGGCGTACCTGGTGAAGCCGTTCAGCAAGAGCGACGTCGTCCCGGCGATCGAGATGGCCGTCTCCCGCTTCACCGAGCTGAAGCAGCTGGAGAAGGAGGTCGCCGACCTCACCCAGCGCCTGGAGACCCGCAAGCTGGTCGACCGCGCGAAGTCCATCCTCCAGACCGAGTACGGCCTGACCGAGCCGGCCGCGTTCCGCTGGATCCAGAAGACGTCCATGGACCGCCGCATGTCGATGCAGCAGGTCGCCGAGGCCGTCATCGCGGACAGCGAGGAGAAGAAGGCGAGCAAGAAGGGCTGA
- a CDS encoding ABC transporter ATP-binding protein has product MTALLEVEDLRVAYGKIEAVKGISFTVEAGQVVTLIGTNGAGKTTTLRTLSGLLKPVGGQIRFNGRSLKKVPAHQIVSLGLAHSPEGRHIFPRMTIEDNLRLGAFLRSDKAGIERDIQRAYELFPILGERRKQAAGTLSGGEQQMLAMGRALMSQPKLLMLDEPSMGLSPIMMQKIMATIAELKAQGTTILLVEQNAQAALSLADQGHVMEVGTIVLSGTGQDLLHDESVRKAYLGED; this is encoded by the coding sequence ATGACCGCACTGCTCGAAGTCGAGGACCTCAGGGTCGCCTACGGCAAGATCGAAGCCGTCAAGGGCATCTCCTTCACGGTCGAGGCCGGTCAGGTGGTCACCCTCATCGGCACCAACGGCGCCGGCAAGACCACGACGCTGCGCACGCTGTCCGGTCTGCTGAAGCCGGTCGGCGGGCAGATCCGGTTCAACGGCAGGTCGCTGAAGAAGGTCCCGGCCCACCAGATCGTCTCCCTCGGCCTCGCCCACTCCCCCGAGGGGCGGCACATCTTCCCGCGCATGACCATCGAGGACAATCTGCGCCTCGGCGCGTTCCTGCGCAGCGACAAGGCGGGCATCGAGAGGGACATCCAGCGCGCCTACGAGCTCTTCCCCATCCTCGGGGAGCGCAGGAAGCAGGCCGCGGGCACCCTCTCCGGCGGTGAGCAGCAGATGCTGGCGATGGGCAGGGCGCTGATGTCCCAGCCGAAGCTGCTGATGCTGGACGAGCCGTCGATGGGTCTGTCGCCGATCATGATGCAGAAGATCATGGCGACCATCGCCGAGCTGAAGGCCCAGGGCACGACGATCCTGCTGGTCGAGCAGAACGCCCAGGCAGCCCTGTCGCTGGCCGACCAGGGGCATGTGATGGAGGTCGGGACGATCGTCCTGTCGGGCACCGGGCAGGACCTGCTGCACGACGAGTCGGTGCGGAAGGCGTATCTCGGCGAGGACTGA
- a CDS encoding ABC transporter ATP-binding protein — protein MTTDTTTQDTAPGAAASGETVLDARGVTMRFGGLTAVRGVDLTVNSGEIVGLIGPNGAGKTTFFNCLTGLYVPTEGEVRYKGQVLPPKSFKVTAAGIARTFQNIRLFANMTVLENVLVGRHTRTKEGLWSALLRGPGFHRAEAASRARAMELLQFVGLEHKAEHLARNLPYGEQRKLEIARALASEPGLLLLDEPTAGMNPQETRATEELVFAIRDKGIAVLVIEHDMRFIFNLCDRVAVLVQGEKLIEGDSATVQGDERVIAAYLGEPFENAPGDEEVAEVEAAEAHAEATTDAASGKENDR, from the coding sequence ATGACCACCGACACCACCACCCAGGACACCGCCCCCGGCGCCGCCGCCTCCGGCGAGACCGTCCTCGACGCCCGCGGCGTGACCATGCGCTTCGGCGGTCTGACGGCCGTACGGGGTGTGGACCTGACCGTCAACAGCGGCGAGATCGTCGGCCTGATCGGCCCCAACGGCGCCGGCAAGACGACCTTCTTCAACTGCCTGACCGGCCTGTACGTCCCCACCGAGGGCGAGGTCCGCTACAAGGGCCAGGTGCTGCCGCCGAAGTCCTTCAAGGTCACAGCGGCCGGCATCGCCCGCACCTTCCAGAACATCCGGCTGTTCGCGAACATGACGGTCCTGGAGAACGTCCTCGTCGGCCGGCACACCCGCACCAAGGAGGGCCTGTGGTCGGCGCTGCTGCGCGGCCCGGGCTTCCACCGCGCCGAGGCCGCCTCCCGCGCACGGGCCATGGAGCTGCTGCAGTTCGTGGGCCTGGAGCACAAGGCCGAGCACCTCGCCCGCAACCTCCCCTACGGTGAGCAGCGCAAGCTGGAGATCGCCCGCGCGCTCGCCAGCGAGCCCGGACTGCTGCTGCTCGACGAGCCGACGGCCGGCATGAACCCGCAGGAGACCCGGGCCACCGAGGAACTGGTCTTCGCCATCCGGGACAAGGGCATCGCCGTCCTCGTCATCGAGCACGACATGCGGTTCATCTTCAACCTCTGCGACCGGGTGGCCGTTCTGGTGCAGGGCGAGAAGCTGATCGAGGGCGACAGCGCGACCGTCCAGGGCGACGAGCGGGTGATCGCGGCCTACCTCGGCGAGCCCTTCGAGAACGCGCCCGGTGACGAAGAGGTGGCCGAGGTCGAGGCCGCCGAGGCACACGCCGAGGCCACCACGGATGCCGCGTCCGGCAAGGAGAACGACCGATGA
- a CDS encoding branched-chain amino acid ABC transporter permease produces MTTQTTPSESPKSPETPETSSTLAAAPAGLIPLPAPLGRALATGGGALAIVSTFMSWTWTTDFPGDLTVYGYPGGLQVLVLIGGILTVLFGLASYGVKGLDRLTPGSADAALKMAALAAFGTAWYTVIAISVELGGLVNLDPGGFVVAVATLLALLGALAQPFTRPEPDPVDPDDAGWELFKHNARQNWNTFRAAFASETPAPARPLPSWAEILVIVAVMAVGLIVFSYGVGTPYDELFVGFLITAGFGFAAAAKAGLVARVSALTAKHRNITMTGAFVAAAAFPFTQTNDQYATIGVYILIFATVALGLNIVVGLAGLLDLGYVAFLGVGAYTAALVSGSPSSPLHVHWPFWASALLGAVVAMIFGVIIGAPTLRLRGDYLAIVTLGFGEIFRITVLNMDGTSGPDVTNGSNGISSIPNLNILGFDFGAQHQILGTTIGRFANYLLLMLIITLIVVVVFRRSSESRIGRAWVAIREDETAALAMGINGFRVKLIAFALGACLAGLSGSVQAHVTYTVTPEQYQFAYAVPPNSAFLLAAVVLGGMGTISGPLVGASLLYLIPAKLQFLGDYQLFAFGVTLILLMRFRPEGLIPNRRRQLEFHEDTEAPAVLSKAGV; encoded by the coding sequence ATGACCACACAGACCACACCGTCCGAGTCCCCCAAGTCCCCCGAGACCCCGGAGACTTCGAGCACCCTGGCGGCTGCCCCGGCCGGCCTGATCCCGCTGCCGGCCCCGCTCGGCCGAGCCCTCGCCACCGGCGGCGGCGCCCTCGCGATCGTCTCCACGTTCATGTCCTGGACCTGGACCACCGACTTCCCCGGCGACCTCACCGTCTACGGCTACCCGGGCGGACTGCAGGTCCTCGTGCTGATCGGCGGCATCCTCACCGTCCTGTTCGGCCTCGCCTCCTACGGCGTCAAGGGCCTCGACCGGCTGACGCCGGGCAGCGCCGACGCCGCCCTGAAGATGGCCGCGCTCGCCGCCTTCGGCACCGCCTGGTACACCGTCATCGCCATCAGCGTGGAGCTCGGCGGCCTGGTGAACCTGGACCCCGGCGGCTTCGTCGTCGCGGTCGCCACGCTGCTCGCCCTGCTCGGCGCGCTGGCCCAGCCGTTCACGCGGCCGGAGCCGGACCCGGTCGACCCGGACGACGCCGGCTGGGAGCTGTTCAAGCACAACGCCCGGCAGAACTGGAACACGTTCCGCGCGGCCTTCGCCTCCGAGACCCCGGCTCCGGCCCGCCCGCTGCCGTCCTGGGCCGAGATCCTCGTCATCGTCGCCGTCATGGCCGTGGGTCTGATCGTCTTCAGCTACGGCGTCGGCACGCCGTACGACGAACTGTTCGTCGGCTTCCTGATCACCGCCGGCTTCGGTTTCGCCGCGGCCGCCAAGGCCGGGCTCGTGGCGCGTGTCTCGGCGCTCACCGCGAAGCACCGGAACATCACCATGACCGGCGCCTTCGTCGCGGCCGCGGCCTTCCCGTTCACCCAGACCAACGACCAGTACGCGACGATCGGCGTCTACATCCTGATCTTCGCGACCGTCGCCCTCGGCCTGAACATCGTCGTCGGCCTCGCCGGCCTGCTCGACCTCGGTTACGTCGCCTTCCTCGGCGTCGGCGCCTACACCGCGGCCCTGGTCTCCGGCTCGCCGTCCTCGCCGCTGCACGTGCACTGGCCGTTCTGGGCCTCGGCGCTGCTCGGCGCGGTGGTCGCCATGATCTTCGGCGTGATCATCGGCGCCCCGACCCTGCGGCTGCGCGGCGACTACCTGGCCATCGTGACCCTCGGCTTCGGTGAGATCTTCCGGATCACCGTGCTCAACATGGACGGCACCTCGGGCCCGGACGTCACCAACGGCTCCAACGGCATCTCCTCGATCCCGAACCTGAACATCCTCGGCTTCGACTTCGGCGCGCAGCACCAGATCCTCGGCACCACCATCGGCCGGTTCGCCAACTACCTGCTGCTGATGCTGATCATCACGCTCATCGTGGTCGTCGTGTTCCGGCGCAGCAGCGAGTCCCGCATCGGCCGCGCCTGGGTCGCCATCCGCGAGGACGAGACCGCCGCGCTCGCCATGGGCATCAACGGCTTCCGGGTCAAGCTCATCGCCTTCGCCCTGGGCGCCTGCCTCGCCGGTCTGTCCGGCTCCGTCCAGGCCCACGTCACCTACACGGTGACCCCGGAGCAGTACCAGTTCGCCTACGCCGTACCGCCCAACTCGGCCTTCCTGCTGGCCGCGGTGGTCCTCGGCGGCATGGGCACCATCTCCGGTCCGCTGGTCGGCGCGTCCCTGCTGTACCTGATCCCGGCCAAGCTCCAGTTCCTGGGCGACTACCAGCTCTTCGCCTTCGGCGTCACCCTCATCCTGCTGATGCGCTTCCGCCCGGAGGGCCTCATCCCCAACCGGCGCCGTCAGCTCGAATTCCACGAGGACACCGAAGCTCCCGCCGTCCTCAGCAAGGCAGGGGTCTGA
- a CDS encoding branched-chain amino acid ABC transporter permease, translating to MNELPQQLVNGLLLGSMYGLVAIGYTMVYGIVQLINFAHGEIFMTGAFGALTVYAYILPDGTSMWVALPLMLIGAIVVAVTVAVGAERFAYRPLRTAPRLAPLITAIGLSLALQQAVWAWYPEAKSARTFPTIPGGPFTIGNVTIQTGDIFLVVAAPLSMAFLAYFVMRTRTGRGMQATAQDPDTAKLMGVNTDRIIVIAFALGAAFAAVGGVAYGLKYGQIDFKMGFLLGLKAFTAAVLGGIGNIYGAMLGGLVLGVAEALSTAYIADIPGMDKFGSQSWADVWAFILLILVLLFRPQGLLGERVADRA from the coding sequence GTGAACGAACTGCCGCAGCAGCTGGTCAACGGCCTGCTCCTAGGATCCATGTACGGGCTGGTCGCCATCGGCTACACAATGGTCTACGGCATTGTCCAGCTCATCAACTTCGCCCACGGCGAGATCTTCATGACCGGCGCGTTCGGCGCGCTCACGGTCTACGCGTACATCCTTCCCGACGGCACCTCGATGTGGGTGGCGCTGCCGCTGATGCTGATCGGCGCGATCGTCGTCGCCGTCACGGTCGCCGTCGGGGCGGAACGGTTCGCCTACCGTCCGCTGCGCACCGCACCCCGGCTCGCGCCCCTCATCACGGCCATCGGTCTGTCGCTGGCGCTGCAGCAGGCGGTGTGGGCCTGGTACCCCGAGGCGAAGTCCGCCCGTACCTTCCCGACCATTCCGGGCGGCCCCTTCACCATCGGCAACGTCACCATCCAGACGGGTGACATCTTCCTGGTGGTCGCGGCCCCGCTCAGCATGGCCTTTCTCGCCTACTTCGTGATGCGCACCCGCACCGGCCGCGGCATGCAGGCCACCGCCCAGGATCCGGACACCGCGAAGCTGATGGGCGTCAACACCGACCGCATCATCGTGATCGCGTTCGCCCTCGGTGCCGCGTTCGCCGCCGTGGGAGGGGTCGCCTACGGCCTGAAGTACGGTCAGATCGACTTCAAGATGGGCTTCCTGCTCGGCCTGAAGGCCTTCACCGCGGCCGTCCTCGGCGGCATCGGCAACATCTACGGCGCCATGCTCGGCGGCCTCGTCCTCGGTGTGGCCGAGGCGCTGTCCACCGCCTACATCGCGGACATCCCCGGCATGGACAAGTTCGGCAGCCAGTCCTGGGCAGACGTCTGGGCCTTCATCCTCCTCATCCTCGTACTGCTGTTCAGGCCACAGGGCCTGCTCGGCGAGCGCGTCGCGGACAGGGCGTGA
- a CDS encoding branched-chain amino acid ABC transporter substrate-binding protein, which translates to MRQRSLIAITAALAAGALTLTACGSRDSGGDKGSDSGKGGGTTVTIGIDAPLTGDLSALGLGIKNSVDLAVNTANKQNLVKGVTFKMVAKDDQAQPSSGQQNASAFVSDSSVLGVVGPLNSSVAQSMQKVFDDAKLVEVSPANTNPALTQGTDWQKTKSRPYKSYFRTATTDAIQGPFAAQYVFNKAKKTKVFVIDDKKTYGAGLAATFTSEFTKLGGKVVGTEHINPDTKDFSAVATKVKNSGAEVVYYGGEYPQAGPLSKQIKAAGANIPLIGGDGVYDPTYIKLAGSSATGDLATSVGAPVETLASAKEFVANYKAGGYKEDYAAYGGYSYDSAWAIIEAVKKVVDDNGGKLPSDARAKVTAAVQNVSFDGVTGKVSFDEYGDATNKQLTVYSVTGGAWKAVESGTYAGG; encoded by the coding sequence GTGCGTCAACGTTCGCTCATCGCCATCACCGCCGCGCTGGCAGCGGGAGCACTCACCCTCACCGCCTGCGGCTCGCGCGACAGCGGCGGCGACAAGGGTTCCGACTCCGGAAAGGGCGGCGGCACCACCGTCACCATCGGCATCGACGCCCCGCTGACCGGCGACCTGTCCGCGCTCGGCCTGGGCATCAAGAACTCCGTGGACCTCGCGGTCAACACGGCCAACAAGCAGAACCTGGTCAAGGGCGTCACCTTCAAGATGGTGGCCAAGGACGACCAGGCGCAGCCCTCCTCCGGCCAGCAGAACGCCTCCGCGTTCGTGTCCGACTCCTCCGTCCTCGGTGTCGTCGGCCCGCTGAACTCGTCGGTCGCGCAGTCGATGCAGAAGGTCTTCGACGACGCCAAACTGGTGGAGGTCTCGCCCGCCAACACCAACCCCGCGCTGACGCAGGGCACCGACTGGCAGAAGACCAAGTCGCGCCCGTACAAGTCGTACTTCCGCACCGCGACCACGGACGCCATCCAGGGCCCGTTCGCCGCGCAGTACGTCTTCAACAAGGCCAAGAAGACCAAGGTCTTCGTCATCGACGACAAGAAGACCTACGGCGCCGGTCTCGCCGCGACCTTCACCAGCGAGTTCACGAAACTCGGCGGCAAGGTGGTCGGCACCGAGCACATCAACCCCGACACCAAGGACTTCTCCGCGGTCGCCACCAAGGTGAAGAACTCCGGTGCCGAGGTGGTCTACTACGGCGGCGAGTACCCGCAGGCCGGCCCGCTCAGCAAGCAGATCAAGGCCGCCGGTGCCAACATCCCGCTGATCGGCGGCGACGGCGTCTACGACCCGACCTACATCAAGCTGGCCGGCTCCTCCGCCACCGGCGACCTCGCCACCTCGGTCGGCGCGCCGGTCGAGACGCTGGCCTCCGCCAAGGAGTTCGTCGCCAACTACAAGGCGGGGGGCTACAAGGAGGACTACGCGGCCTACGGCGGTTACTCCTACGACTCGGCCTGGGCGATCATCGAGGCCGTGAAGAAGGTCGTCGACGACAACGGCGGCAAGCTGCCGTCCGACGCCCGCGCGAAGGTGACGGCCGCGGTGCAGAACGTGTCCTTCGACGGTGTGACCGGCAAGGTCTCCTTCGACGAGTACGGTGACGCGACGAACAAGCAGCTCACCGTCTACTCCGTGACGGGCGGAGCCTGGAAGGCCGTGGAGTCCGGCACCTACGCCGGCGGCTGA
- a CDS encoding Tat pathway signal sequence domain protein — protein MSGIGPLEPGEGTRAWDTGEQPEATPNHLRRVRSAFAVRYARHRRATLALAAAAVLLGGGGYLYATRPQRPAQPPPPPTPFPAQTVEVVYAGGLPTPAGAPPRSFSFAVLLSVESGPPVTVTRVTQPYAGLSLVTDPRTPFRTAEGSARKITITMHVTECGKVPKDAGLPFLDVTLRNTRAMQIQSFILGTRYAQHLSQALKEACGNKITSSPKPARHLN, from the coding sequence GTGAGCGGCATCGGCCCCCTGGAGCCCGGCGAGGGCACGCGCGCGTGGGACACCGGAGAGCAGCCTGAAGCAACTCCGAATCACCTACGCCGAGTTCGCAGCGCGTTCGCCGTCCGGTACGCCCGTCACCGGCGCGCCACGCTCGCCCTCGCCGCCGCTGCCGTACTCCTGGGCGGTGGCGGCTATCTCTACGCCACCCGGCCACAGCGACCGGCACAGCCCCCGCCGCCGCCAACACCCTTCCCGGCACAGACGGTTGAGGTGGTGTACGCGGGCGGGCTGCCCACCCCGGCCGGCGCTCCACCCCGGAGCTTCAGCTTCGCCGTGCTACTGAGCGTGGAGTCCGGGCCGCCGGTCACCGTGACCCGGGTGACCCAGCCGTACGCGGGACTGTCGCTGGTGACAGACCCGCGGACCCCTTTCCGGACAGCGGAGGGATCCGCCCGCAAGATCACCATAACCATGCACGTGACGGAATGCGGAAAAGTGCCTAAGGACGCCGGACTCCCTTTCCTGGATGTAACTCTGCGTAATACGCGCGCAATGCAGATTCAAAGCTTCATCCTCGGTACGCGCTACGCGCAACACCTCTCCCAGGCTCTGAAAGAGGCCTGCGGCAACAAGATCACGTCATCACCAAAACCCGCGAGACACCTGAATTGA
- a CDS encoding hotdog fold thioesterase, with protein sequence MGEQQHVKFPQEVIDEYAALGVDLPALFSAGHLGTRMGVQILEASADKVVGTMPVEGNTQPYGLLHGGASAVLAETLGSVGSMLHGGSSKIAVGVDLNCTHHRGVRSGLVTGVATPVHRGRSTATYEIVISDEEGRRVCSARLTCLLRDVRTGDEAHARPAAD encoded by the coding sequence ATGGGTGAGCAGCAGCACGTGAAGTTCCCGCAGGAGGTCATCGACGAGTACGCGGCGCTCGGTGTCGATCTGCCCGCCCTGTTCTCGGCCGGACACCTGGGCACGCGGATGGGCGTGCAGATCCTGGAGGCGTCGGCGGACAAGGTCGTCGGGACCATGCCGGTGGAGGGCAACACCCAGCCGTACGGGCTGCTGCACGGCGGCGCCTCCGCGGTGCTGGCGGAGACGCTGGGCTCGGTCGGCTCCATGCTGCACGGCGGCAGCTCGAAGATAGCGGTGGGCGTGGACCTGAACTGCACGCATCACCGCGGGGTCCGCTCGGGCCTGGTGACGGGTGTGGCCACGCCCGTGCACCGGGGCCGCTCGACGGCGACGTACGAGATCGTGATCAGCGACGAGGAGGGCCGCCGGGTGTGCAGCGCCCGGCTGACCTGCCTGCTGCGGGACGTGCGCACGGGCGACGAGGCGCACGCCCGGCCCGCCGCCGACTGA